The DNA window TACCTTCTCGTCCCAACTCGATCACGGCGAGAGTAAGTGATCGGAGAATTCGTTCTGAATGTCGGAAACTCTTAGGTCGGCCAAGTCGTCCGGCCTGGGGGCTTACTTTTAGTGAGGCACTTCGCCGATGAAGAAGGTCGTCTTGATCCATTCCAGCAGCGATGACGTTCACGCACAATCCGTGGCCCGCTGCCTCACAGAAATCGGAACCGTCGTTCATGTGCTTGACCGAGACCGTTGCTTCAAGGACTGGTCAATCAGTTGCGGCGACGACGAAATTGCCGTTCACTTGGGCACACACAGCCGATGGACTGCCGAAGACATTAGGTCGGTGCATTGGCGTCGAGATTACATCGTGGAGCCGGCCTGGGTAGACTGGGAAGGGATCACGCCCGAAGTTGCCTCTTTCCTGGCGGACCAACGCTCGATTCACGTCGAGTCTGCGTTCAAGCGGCTCGCCGCTTCGACGCCATTCATCAACGACATCAGTCTCAACCGGACCTCTAGTTCCAAGGCACTCCAGCATCATTTCGCCCGACAATGTGGCCTCGTCGTCCCTGCGACCTATATCGGCAGCGACCCCCAACAAGCCGAGCACTTCGCTTGTCACCTGTGGGCAAGCGGTCGCCAGTGCTGCACCAAAAACATTGAATCGTCTCACGTCACAATCGAAGGTGTCAAGCACGCACGGCTGACTCGACTCTTTGTTGAAGCCAACCTTCCGAACCTCCAAGGTCTGCCGGCTTGCCCGATGATCTTTCAGGAGTACATCGAGAAGAAGTACGAGTACAGGGTCACGGTCGTCGGACAGGAAGTTTACGCCTGCCGAATCGATTCCCAGGCGGCTGGCGGCGACACGGCGGTTGACTGGAGAAACTACAACATCCCTTTGACTCCGCATTTTGCCGCCACACTTGACTCCTATCTTGAAGATCAGCTTGTCACACTGGTTCATGACCTTGGGCTCACTTACGGAGCAATCGATCTTATCGAGAACCCGCAGGGCGACTTCTACTTCTTGGAAGTTAATAGCATGGGCCAATGGCTCTGGATCGAAGATCTGACCGAATTGCCGATCTCGATGGCTATCGCTCGGCACCTCTCCGACCCACATCTCATCCAAACCAGAGGTAGCGATGGTCGCTGTCCAATTGCTTAGGCGTCTGCACGAGGTAGCGGAACCGCTTCTCGCTGGCCAGTCCAAGTGGAAGCCACTGTGGCCGCTGAATGGGCAGATGCATCCAAACATCTGCCCCGCCATCAAGAAAGCCAACATGAAGGGCGTGCTATTGTCGGCGTTGCATGACATCAAATTCGATGGCCCAGAAAGTTTCGACGTGCGGCTGGGTTCCACCGGGCAGAACACCGTGTTGGTCGTGCCGGGCGTCATCGGCTCTCCAAATTCCACCGTTCTCTTCGCCAAGTTAGATACAGGATTTTCTGTGGACGAGCTGCCTGTGGAGATTCTCTCTCTGCCGATCCTTGACCTTGAATTCAGCATGAACCTCATCGTGCCGGGCGTGATCTACCCGAAGGGTTACTGTGGACCGCTCTTCATTGCGGTGGCAGCTCGCAAGGCGATGTGTGTACAGGCCGGTTACCCCTTGACCCAGTTGGTTGCCCTAAACCATCAAGACCTTGAGATCACCGTTAGCCCCCACCTCGCCACGTCAAGTCACGACCAGCGTTTTGAAGGACTGTTGCATCCGGGTTGGCAGGACATTCTGAAACACGGTTGTGTGGTGACGGCTCGAAGATGTTTAGAGCTATTTGAGCAGTACACAGAGGAACTTATTTCCAAGACGCTCCTGGCTCAATAGAGTGCCGGTAAGGCCGGAGCGATTAATTTTGAAGCCTGGCCGTCGATTTGATCCTCCTCGACGATCAGCAGGGTGTCGGCGTCTTTCTCAAACGCCTTCGGGGGCTCAAAATTTTCGGCGTACCGTTCGCCCTCTGAAATCCGTACGGTCCTGATTTCGCCTCGGTAGTAATACAGCAGGTTGTTCTCGCCAACGTTGCCGATGACGAATTTGGTGGCGTCTTCGTTGGTCGATCCCGATCCAGTGGCGACGAGCTTGCCATTAAGGTAGAGCCGGGTCTCGGACGCCGTGAAAACGGCAGCGATGTGCGACCATTCGCCGGGGACGACCGAGGCGTCGGAGTTGATCATGCCGCTAATGTGTTCAACAGAAAGCATCGAGCCGCAGATGGCGAGTCCGAGGCCGTAGTTCCCCGGAATGTCGCTTCCGATGATGAACTGGCAATTCTCGTCCTTGTAGGGATCGGGTTTGATCCAAGCTTCGAGGGTCACCGGCAGAGTTCGCTCAACATCCGTTACGATTCGAGTTTGTCCGTCGAAGTGCATGTTGCCGCCACGGACGAAACGGTCATCCGAATGCGTCGGCCACAGTGCAATCGTCGTTCCTGCTGCAAATGCCGCCGCCAATAACATCAACCCTACCAGCCACTGCCACGGGAAGCGGCGAGCCGCCCGGCGTGGCTTCGCCCGCAACACCCTGGCGACTTCGGCGGCGGACTGGAAACGGTCGGCGGGATGCTTGGCGAGGCAGCCTTGGCAAACGGCTTCTAGTTCCGCAGAAGCCGACGGAACCAATTCCCGCAGCGGAGTTGGAGGGCGAAAAAGAATCTGTTCTCGCAGGGCCAGTGGAGTTCGACCTTTATACGGGAGCGTCCCGGCGAGCGTCTCGAACAGAACGACCCCCAGCGAGTAAATGTCCGTGCGGTGATCGATCAGTTGGATCTCGTTCGCCAGTTGCTCTGGCGAGGAGTACGCCAATGTTCCCGCCGAAGAAGCCTGGCCGTAAGCAAGTTCATCCAAAGTGGCGGCAATTCCAAAATCAGTAACATGCGGTACACCCTGCTCGTCCATCAGGATGTTGGACGGCTTCAGGTCTCGATGGACGACCCCTTGATTATGTGCGTAATTAAGGGCGTCGGCGACGGCGGCGATCAGGGGAACGCCTTCCCGGATCGAGAGCGGCTTCCCATCGATCACATCCGCCAGCGTGCGACCTTCCACAAGATCGGTGACCACGAACAGCCGGTCGTCGTGTCGGCCAACATCATGCACGGGAACGATGTTTGGGTGGCGGAGTTTGGCGACACGGCGGGCTTCTTCCAGCAGATCGGGCGTCGGTTTTCCTGTGGACGCAACTTTGACGGCGACGTGACGATGTAGTTCCTCATCGAACGCCCTGTAAACCCGCCCATGACCGCCTTCGCCAATCAATGACTCGATCCGGTAGCGACCAGCGAGTGTTCCCTTGAGAGGCGGGTCGCCATCGGATTGTGCGGATATCGAAGCCGGATCAAGCTTCATCCACGCCGACTTCTTCAGTTTCTCGATTGCTTGTGCCACTGCCTCGATCAGATCGGGGCGGTCGGAACAAAGTTCTGCGGGTGTCAGATCCTCGCCCTGCTCCCAAGCGTCTTCCCAGCGAACGAGCTTGTCGGCCACTTCCTCTCGGTCTGAAATCTCCGTCATTGGGGGCAATCCATCCAGTCGGCAAGCGTCAAACGTGCGGATTGCCAACGGCGTTTGAGCGTCGCCAGCGACACACCCAGCACATTTGCAGCGT is part of the Lignipirellula cremea genome and encodes:
- a CDS encoding protein kinase domain-containing protein codes for the protein MTEISDREEVADKLVRWEDAWEQGEDLTPAELCSDRPDLIEAVAQAIEKLKKSAWMKLDPASISAQSDGDPPLKGTLAGRYRIESLIGEGGHGRVYRAFDEELHRHVAVKVASTGKPTPDLLEEARRVAKLRHPNIVPVHDVGRHDDRLFVVTDLVEGRTLADVIDGKPLSIREGVPLIAAVADALNYAHNQGVVHRDLKPSNILMDEQGVPHVTDFGIAATLDELAYGQASSAGTLAYSSPEQLANEIQLIDHRTDIYSLGVVLFETLAGTLPYKGRTPLALREQILFRPPTPLRELVPSASAELEAVCQGCLAKHPADRFQSAAEVARVLRAKPRRAARRFPWQWLVGLMLLAAAFAAGTTIALWPTHSDDRFVRGGNMHFDGQTRIVTDVERTLPVTLEAWIKPDPYKDENCQFIIGSDIPGNYGLGLAICGSMLSVEHISGMINSDASVVPGEWSHIAAVFTASETRLYLNGKLVATGSGSTNEDATKFVIGNVGENNLLYYYRGEIRTVRISEGERYAENFEPPKAFEKDADTLLIVEEDQIDGQASKLIAPALPALY